In Citrus sinensis cultivar Valencia sweet orange chromosome 2, DVS_A1.0, whole genome shotgun sequence, a single genomic region encodes these proteins:
- the LOC127900295 gene encoding classical arabinogalactan protein 9-like: protein MGISAGNQNLWTIGPKDSLSTIIVQEIKRLQAELDQIDSEKQRPTLFTTSLPIPSIGPTYHPFASMLSPIRQYDPSKLFGMTHTLFRDNPLPLPPKPKPRPKPQPRPVTFHPSTISIPGQPSLGYTPASPPTPPSAPLSQPPTQSKVQEPMHQFSAHTVDHSSTTDDQTSDSNLAISDSHTETDTESSASTSDSEKSYADITRILMAQPDHPS, encoded by the exons AtgggtatatcggctggaaaccagaaCTTGTGGACTATTGGTCCAAAGGATAGTCTCAGCACTATCATAGTTCAG GAAATCAAACGTTTACAAGCTGAGCTTGATCAGATTGACTCTGAAAAACAAAGACCTACTCTTTTTACCACATCCCTTCCTATCCCTTCCATAGGGCCAACTTATCATCCATTTGCCTCTATGCTTTCCCCCATCAGACAGTATgatccttccaagttatttggcatgactcatactcttttCAGAGACAATCCCTTACCACTaccacctaaacctaaaccaCGGCCTAAACCTCAACCGCGACCCGTCACATTTCATCCTTCCACCATTTCCATCCCTGGCCAACCCTCTCTTGGTTATACACCGGCATCACCGCCAACACCTCCATCAGCTCCTTTATCCCAACCTCCTACCCAATCCAAGGTTCAAGAACCAATGCACCAGTTTAGTGCCCACACAGTAGACCACTCCTCTACTacagatgaccaaacttctgattcaaatctagctATTTCTGATAGCCATACTGAAACTGACACAGAATCTTCAGCATCCACCAGTGACTCTGAAAAGTCCTATGCTGATATCACCAgaatcttgatggcccaacCTGATCACCCTTCTTAA